In one window of Massilibacterium senegalense DNA:
- a CDS encoding sulfurtransferase TusA family protein produces the protein MKTNHIVNLEGFSCSMLIIKTKKALDELQSGEVLELHTADKGSINDLKAWTKSVGHELLKIEEEDGKLTFWIKKA, from the coding sequence GTGAAAACAAATCATATTGTAAACTTAGAAGGATTCTCTTGTTCTATGCTTATTATTAAAACAAAAAAGGCATTAGATGAATTACAATCTGGAGAAGTATTAGAGCTACATACAGCAGATAAAGGCTCTATTAATGATTTAAAAGCATGGACAAAATCCGTTGGTCATGAACTATTAAAAATTGAGGAAGAAGACGGAAAGCTTACATTTTGGATTAAAAAAGCATAA
- a CDS encoding YbaB/EbfC family nucleoid-associated protein, with protein MMRGMGNMGNMMKQMQKMQKDMAKAQEALVEERVEGTAGGGMVTVIANGHKEIVEVKVNEEVVDPDDIEMLQDLIVAATNDALKQVDGLVEQKLGKFTKGLNIPGLF; from the coding sequence ATGATGCGTGGTATGGGTAATATGGGTAACATGATGAAACAAATGCAAAAAATGCAAAAGGATATGGCAAAAGCACAAGAAGCATTAGTGGAAGAGAGAGTAGAAGGTACTGCTGGTGGCGGTATGGTTACAGTTATTGCAAACGGCCATAAAGAAATCGTCGAAGTAAAAGTAAACGAAGAAGTAGTAGATCCAGATGATATTGAAATGCTTCAAGATTTAATTGTAGCTGCAACAAATGATGCATTAAAACAAGTGGACGGTTTAGTAGAACAAAAATTAGGAAAATTCACTAAGGGGCTTAAT
- the tadA gene encoding tRNA adenosine(34) deaminase TadA, translated as MGEFCLVKDRIYMEEAIKEAKRAEAIGEVPIGAVIVYQDEIISRGHNERETKQRPTAHAELIAIEEASEKLGTWRLNECTLYVTLEPCPMCSGAIVQSRVGRVVFGATDSKGGCCGTLMNLIQDDRFNHCAQLTSGVLAEQCGQLLSDFFRKLRIKKKEKSDS; from the coding sequence ATGGGAGAGTTTTGTTTAGTAAAAGACCGCATATATATGGAAGAAGCGATAAAAGAAGCAAAAAGAGCAGAAGCAATTGGAGAAGTTCCGATTGGGGCGGTGATTGTGTACCAAGATGAAATCATTAGTCGTGGTCACAATGAAAGGGAAACGAAACAGCGTCCAACCGCACACGCAGAATTAATCGCGATTGAAGAAGCAAGTGAAAAACTTGGGACATGGCGTTTGAATGAGTGTACCTTGTATGTCACGCTTGAACCTTGTCCAATGTGTTCGGGTGCTATTGTTCAATCACGAGTAGGGAGAGTAGTGTTCGGGGCGACGGATTCTAAAGGAGGATGTTGCGGTACATTAATGAACCTTATTCAAGATGACCGATTTAATCATTGTGCTCAATTAACAAGCGGTGTCTTAGCGGAACAATGTGGGCAGCTATTATCTGATTTTTTTCGGAAATTACGGATAAAAAAGAAAGAAAAATCAGATAGTTGA
- a CDS encoding ATP-binding cassette domain-containing protein has protein sequence MDNYIIVKNLSKKLKGHYVLKNINLSISKGEICGFKGRNGSGKTMFLRCISGLLRPSEGEIFIDGSKLEDNFPKSMGIIIEYPGFIPSYTGFKNLKLIAQINKKIDDNEIKKVLKAVGLDPDDGRKVKKYSLGMKQRLGIAQAIMEKPELLILDEPTNALDREGIALMRNIFLKMKNQGTTILLASHDHDELKAICDNIYTIDNGILIEKESNLTVR, from the coding sequence ATGGACAATTATATTATTGTGAAAAATTTGAGTAAGAAATTAAAAGGGCACTATGTATTAAAAAATATAAATCTTAGTATTTCAAAAGGTGAAATCTGTGGTTTTAAAGGAAGAAATGGTTCAGGGAAAACGATGTTTTTAAGGTGTATAAGTGGACTATTACGTCCATCCGAGGGAGAAATTTTCATTGACGGAAGTAAACTAGAAGATAATTTTCCAAAAAGTATGGGAATCATAATCGAGTATCCAGGATTTATTCCTAGTTACACTGGATTTAAAAATCTAAAATTAATAGCTCAAATAAATAAAAAAATCGATGATAATGAAATTAAAAAAGTTTTAAAGGCTGTTGGATTAGATCCTGATGATGGAAGGAAAGTGAAAAAATATTCATTAGGGATGAAACAAAGATTGGGGATAGCTCAAGCCATTATGGAAAAACCAGAATTATTAATCTTGGACGAGCCTACTAATGCACTAGATCGAGAAGGAATAGCACTTATGAGAAATATTTTTTTAAAAATGAAAAATCAAGGAACAACTATTTTATTAGCAAGTCATGACCATGATGAACTAAAGGCAATTTGTGATAATATTTATACAATAGATAATGGGATATTAATAGAAAAAGAAAGCAACTTAACTGTGAGGTAA
- the dnaX gene encoding DNA polymerase III subunit gamma/tau, whose product MAYQALYRVWRPQQFQDVVGQEHITKTIQHAIVSNKLTHAYLFTGPRGTGKTSAAKIIAKAINCEHGPALEPCNECETCRSITEGTNPDVIEMDAASNNSVDDVRDIRETVKYAPSSAKYKVYIIDEAHMLSIGAFNALLKTLEEPPGHVLFILATTEPHKIPITIISRCQRFDFKRISNTHIKKRMEEIVTAQEVAVDDEALELIAKTAEGGMRDALSLLDQAISYSDSRVTEVDVLSIIGGVSQDFIATLAEDIQKQDVASLLHAVEYMMDEGKDPLRFLEDFVYYYRDVLLYKTLSTIDESLLYYHLDEKMKALATEIEEKTIYKIIHELNESKQEMKWTTHPRVFLEMIFIKLTQNNRVISASPAEGEENTSILLNRIVQLESKVQQLAEKGVPVTPQETRPQKERKNRPARSMKPIVSREKVAQLLGVATKQHLQSLRNIWPDVLQKLQQQNIQAHAWIKEGKPVLCSDEECLLAFPYEIHAQQAMGEKNRTLFESILFQAFGHPIRLVAIFEQDWNEVKQSFIEERKHQEDGGTKTENLLIEEGKKLVGENLLEIVEE is encoded by the coding sequence ATGGCCTATCAAGCGTTATATCGTGTTTGGCGTCCGCAACAGTTTCAAGATGTTGTTGGTCAAGAACATATTACCAAAACGATACAACATGCAATCGTAAGCAATAAATTAACGCATGCATATTTATTTACAGGACCCCGCGGAACGGGAAAAACGAGTGCGGCAAAAATTATTGCGAAGGCGATTAACTGTGAACATGGCCCTGCTCTTGAGCCGTGTAACGAATGTGAGACATGTCGTTCTATCACAGAAGGTACGAATCCTGATGTCATTGAAATGGACGCAGCATCTAATAATAGTGTCGACGATGTTCGGGATATTCGTGAAACGGTGAAGTATGCACCAAGCAGCGCAAAATATAAAGTATATATTATTGACGAGGCGCACATGCTCTCAATCGGAGCTTTTAATGCATTATTAAAAACATTAGAAGAACCACCTGGGCACGTGTTGTTTATATTAGCAACGACAGAACCGCACAAAATTCCTATTACGATTATTTCGAGATGTCAACGTTTTGATTTTAAACGTATATCCAATACGCATATTAAAAAACGGATGGAAGAAATCGTAACTGCCCAAGAAGTAGCAGTAGACGACGAGGCATTAGAACTAATCGCAAAAACAGCAGAAGGCGGTATGCGTGATGCGCTAAGTTTGTTAGATCAAGCCATTTCATACAGCGATTCGCGGGTAACGGAAGTAGATGTGTTATCTATTATCGGTGGAGTATCACAAGATTTTATCGCAACGTTGGCAGAAGATATTCAAAAACAAGATGTCGCAAGCTTATTGCATGCAGTCGAATACATGATGGATGAAGGAAAAGATCCGCTTCGCTTTTTGGAAGATTTCGTCTATTATTATCGCGATGTTTTATTATATAAAACCCTTTCTACGATAGATGAAAGTTTGCTTTACTATCATCTGGATGAAAAGATGAAAGCACTCGCGACAGAGATAGAAGAAAAAACAATTTATAAAATTATTCATGAATTAAATGAAAGTAAACAAGAAATGAAGTGGACGACACATCCGCGAGTATTTTTGGAAATGATTTTTATTAAATTGACACAAAATAATCGCGTGATATCTGCTTCACCTGCAGAAGGTGAGGAAAACACTTCCATTCTCTTGAATCGAATTGTACAATTAGAATCAAAAGTCCAACAATTAGCAGAAAAGGGTGTGCCTGTTACACCGCAAGAAACACGGCCGCAAAAAGAAAGAAAAAATCGTCCAGCGCGATCGATGAAGCCAATAGTTTCCCGAGAAAAAGTAGCGCAGTTGCTTGGAGTAGCGACAAAACAACACTTGCAATCGTTACGTAATATTTGGCCGGATGTGTTACAAAAATTGCAGCAACAAAATATTCAAGCGCATGCGTGGATTAAAGAAGGAAAGCCCGTTCTTTGTTCTGATGAAGAGTGTTTACTCGCTTTTCCGTATGAAATTCATGCACAACAAGCGATGGGAGAAAAAAATCGCACGTTATTTGAAAGCATTTTGTTCCAAGCATTTGGTCATCCTATCCGTTTAGTCGCTATTTTTGAACAAGATTGGAATGAAGTGAAACAATCTTTTATTGAAGAACGAAAACATCAAGAAGACGGCGGGACAAAAACGGAGAATCTTCTTATTGAAGAAGGTAAAAAATTAGTTGGAGAAAATCTACTCGAAATTGTAGAAGAGTAG